A genome region from Serinus canaria isolate serCan28SL12 chromosome 19, serCan2020, whole genome shotgun sequence includes the following:
- the RNFT1 gene encoding E3 ubiquitin-protein ligase RNFT1 isoform X2: protein MRRHKLEKAPGATPTMHPDCAHLHSIQGSGGDSSCSSSARLAAEGSCPGDVRIQLGPAESRESAAPRAGSQSRPHGEAAGPEDAAAEPEEQGGSSLSELRCLLQWLHKSLPYLLILSVKLLMQHMTGISLGIGLLTTYAYANKSIVNQVFLRERCSKLQCTWLLLYLSGSSLLLYYTFHSQSLYHSLIFLSPTVDFMNFWEVLWTVGVTDFILKFLFMGLKCFILLVPSFIMSFKSKGYWYMLLEELCQYYRMFVPIPVWFRYLMAHGELDTALGWTLGILLGLLYLILKLLSFFGQWKSFRQVLRIFFTRPHYGVPASKRQCSESDDICSICQAEFQKPILLICQAATDAFSLEKSNWRSSYMEPAHKDLQEKYSSNLLCSQGFLLWIN from the exons ATGAG GAGACACAAATTAGAAAAAGCCCCAGGAGCAACCCCCACCATGCACCCCGACTGTGCCCATCTGCACAGCATCCAGGGCAGCGGCGGTgactcctcctgctcctcctcggCCAGGCTGGCGGCAGAGGGCTCCTGCCCCGGGGATGTTCGCATCCAGCTGGGACCGGCGGAATCCAGGGAGAGCGCGGCCCCCCGGGCGGGCTCCCAGAGCCGCCCCCAcggggaggcagcagggcccGAGGATGCGGCTGCGGAGCCGGAGGAGCAGGGCGGCAGCTCCCTGTCCGAGCTGCGGTGCctcctgcagtggctgcacaAGAGCCTGCCCTACCTCCTGATCCTCAGCGTCAAACTCCTCATGCAGCACATGACAG GCATTTCTCTTGGAATTGGGCTGCTAACAACTTACGCATATGCAAACAAAAGCATAGTAAATCAGGTTTTTCTCAGA GAACGGTGCTCCAAGTTGCAGTGCACTTGGTTACTGCTCTACCTGAGTGGATCATCTCTCCTCTTGTATTACACCTTCCACTCTCAGTCCCTGTACCACAG CTTAATCTTCTTAAGCCCCACTGTGGATTTTATGAACTTTTGGGAGGTGCTTTGGACTGTGGGAGTCACAGACTTTATTCTGAAATTCCTCTTCATGGGCTTGAAGTGCTTTATTCTCCTGGTGCCTTCTTTTATTATGTCCTTTAAATCCAAG GGCTACTGGTACATGCTGTTAGAAGAACTCTGCCAGTATTACCGTATGTTTGTCCCCATACCAGTTTGGTTCCGTTACCTCATGGCCCATGGGGAGCTGGACACTGCACTGGGATGGACCCTGGGCATTCTGCTGGGCCTTCTCTACCTCATCCTCAAG cTTTTGAGCTTTTTTGGACAATGGAAAAGCTTCAGGCAGGTCTTACGGATATTTTTTACACGCCCA CACTATGGGGTGCCAGCCAGCAAGAGACAGTGCTCTGAATCTGATGATATTTGTTCCATTTGCCAAGCTGAATTTCAGAAGCCTATTCTGCTGATCTGTCAG GCAGCTACAGATGCatttagcctggaaaagagcAACTGGAGAAGTTCATATATGGAACCTGCACACAAGGatttgcaggaaaaatattcaagtaATTTGCTTTGTTCTCAAGGATTTCTCCTTTGGATAAACTGA
- the RNFT1 gene encoding E3 ubiquitin-protein ligase RNFT1 isoform X1 — translation MRRHKLEKAPGATPTMHPDCAHLHSIQGSGGDSSCSSSARLAAEGSCPGDVRIQLGPAESRESAAPRAGSQSRPHGEAAGPEDAAAEPEEQGGSSLSELRCLLQWLHKSLPYLLILSVKLLMQHMTGISLGIGLLTTYAYANKSIVNQVFLRERCSKLQCTWLLLYLSGSSLLLYYTFHSQSLYHSLIFLSPTVDFMNFWEVLWTVGVTDFILKFLFMGLKCFILLVPSFIMSFKSKGYWYMLLEELCQYYRMFVPIPVWFRYLMAHGELDTALGWTLGILLGLLYLILKLLSFFGQWKSFRQVLRIFFTRPHYGVPASKRQCSESDDICSICQAEFQKPILLICQHTFCEECISLWFNREKTCPLCRTVISDHVNKWKDGATSMHLQIF, via the exons ATGAG GAGACACAAATTAGAAAAAGCCCCAGGAGCAACCCCCACCATGCACCCCGACTGTGCCCATCTGCACAGCATCCAGGGCAGCGGCGGTgactcctcctgctcctcctcggCCAGGCTGGCGGCAGAGGGCTCCTGCCCCGGGGATGTTCGCATCCAGCTGGGACCGGCGGAATCCAGGGAGAGCGCGGCCCCCCGGGCGGGCTCCCAGAGCCGCCCCCAcggggaggcagcagggcccGAGGATGCGGCTGCGGAGCCGGAGGAGCAGGGCGGCAGCTCCCTGTCCGAGCTGCGGTGCctcctgcagtggctgcacaAGAGCCTGCCCTACCTCCTGATCCTCAGCGTCAAACTCCTCATGCAGCACATGACAG GCATTTCTCTTGGAATTGGGCTGCTAACAACTTACGCATATGCAAACAAAAGCATAGTAAATCAGGTTTTTCTCAGA GAACGGTGCTCCAAGTTGCAGTGCACTTGGTTACTGCTCTACCTGAGTGGATCATCTCTCCTCTTGTATTACACCTTCCACTCTCAGTCCCTGTACCACAG CTTAATCTTCTTAAGCCCCACTGTGGATTTTATGAACTTTTGGGAGGTGCTTTGGACTGTGGGAGTCACAGACTTTATTCTGAAATTCCTCTTCATGGGCTTGAAGTGCTTTATTCTCCTGGTGCCTTCTTTTATTATGTCCTTTAAATCCAAG GGCTACTGGTACATGCTGTTAGAAGAACTCTGCCAGTATTACCGTATGTTTGTCCCCATACCAGTTTGGTTCCGTTACCTCATGGCCCATGGGGAGCTGGACACTGCACTGGGATGGACCCTGGGCATTCTGCTGGGCCTTCTCTACCTCATCCTCAAG cTTTTGAGCTTTTTTGGACAATGGAAAAGCTTCAGGCAGGTCTTACGGATATTTTTTACACGCCCA CACTATGGGGTGCCAGCCAGCAAGAGACAGTGCTCTGAATCTGATGATATTTGTTCCATTTGCCAAGCTGAATTTCAGAAGCCTATTCTGCTGATCTGTCAG CACACATTTTGTGAAGAATGCATCTCTTTATGGTTTAATAGAGAAAAAACCTGTCCACTCTGCAGAACTGTTATTTCAGACCATGTTAACAAGTGGAAGGATGGAGCCACATCTATGCATCTCCAGATTTTCTAA